The Scomber japonicus isolate fScoJap1 chromosome 8, fScoJap1.pri, whole genome shotgun sequence genome has a segment encoding these proteins:
- the aurkb gene encoding aurora kinase B produces MQNKENYEPKSYQRLFTASSMAAGPQRVQVKTDKSAVTGPGRECVSSSSSAVSNKITIDDFDIGRPLGKGKFGNVYLARVKKLQAIVALKVLFKSQMEKEGVEHQLRREIEIQAHLKHPNILRFYNYFHDRKRVFLVLEYAPRGEMYKELQRCGRFDDQRTATYMEEISDALLYCHERKVIHRDIKPENLLLGYRGELKIADFGWSVHAPSLRRRTMCGTLDYLPPEMIEGHTHSEKVDLWCIGVLCYECLIGNPPFETASHSDTYKRIMKVDLKFPKNISDGARDLISKLLRHNPTDRLSLQSVIDHPWVRANSRRVLPPICPTKKC; encoded by the exons ATGCAG AATAAGGAAAACTATGAGCCCAAAAGTTATCAAAGACTG TTTACAGCCTCCAGCATGGCTGCAGGCCCACAGCGTGTTCAGGTGAAGACAGACAAAAGTGCTGTCACAG GCCCTGGAAGAGAGTGTGTCAGCTCATCCTCCAGCGCAGTTTCAAA TAAAATCACTATTGATGACTTTGATATTGGTCGACCGCTGGGAAAAGGCAAGTTTGGTAACGTCTACCTTGCGAGGGTGAAGAAGCTGCAGGCCATCGTGGCGCTGAAGGTGCTGTTCAAGTCACAGATGGAGAAGGAGGGTGTGGAGCATCAGCTCAGGAGAGAGATTGAGATTCAGGCCCATCTCAA GCACCCCAACATCTTGCGCTTCTACAATTACTTCCATGACCGAAAGAGAGTGTTCTTGGTGCTTGAGTATGCCCCACGTGGTGAAATGTACAAGGAGCTACAGAGATGTGGGAGATTTGATGACCAACGCACTGCAACA TACATGGAGGAGATATCTGACGCACTACTGTATTGCCACGAGAGGAAAGTGATTCATCGTGACATCAAGCCAGAGAATCTGCTTCTCGGCTATCGCGGAGAGCTGAAAATTGCTGATTTCGGTTGGTCTGTCCATGCTCCGTCTCTGAG GCGTCGTACAATGTGCGGGACACTGGATTACCTTCCCCCAGAGATGATTGagggtcacacacacagtgagaagGTGGACCTGTGGTGCATCGGGGTCCTCTGCTACGAATGTTTGATCGGCAACCCACCTTTTGAAACTGCCAGCCATTCAGACACATACAAAAGAATTATGAAG GTGGATTTGAAATTCCCCAAGAACATCTCAGATGGTGCTCGGGACCTGATCTCCAAGCTGCTGCGCCACAACCCCACCGATCGCCTGTCATTACAGAGCGTCATTGATCACCCATGGGTGCGCGCCAACTCCCGTCGAGTCTTACCTCCCATCTGCCCCACCAAGAAATGCTGA
- the cops6 gene encoding COP9 signalosome complex subunit 6 isoform X1, with the protein MRGSPEKMATSNGGGMEVDGAASPSVMASGVTGSVSVALHPLVILNISDHWIRIRSQEGRPMQVIGALIGKQEGRNIEVMNSFELMSHTIDDRVHIDKEYYYTKEEQFKQVFKEMEFLGWYTTGGPPDQSDIHIHKQVCEIIESPLFLKLNPMTKHTDLPVSVYESVIDIISGEATMLFAELTYTLATEEAERIGVDHVARMTATGTGENSTVAEHLIAQHSAIKMLHSRVKIILEYVKAVETGEVPFNHEILREANALCHRLPVLSTTKFKTDFYDQCNDVGLMAYLGTITKTCNSMNQFINKFNVLYDRQGIGRRMRGLFF; encoded by the exons ATGCGCGGTTCACCGGAGAAGATGGCGACCAGCAATGGTGGAGGAATGGAAGTGGACGGGGCAG CCAGCCCCAGTGTCATGGCCTCGGGCGTCACCGGGAGCGTTTCTGTGGCCTTACACCCTTTGGTTATCCTTAACATATCTGACCACTGGATACGCATCCGCTCACAGGAAGGAAGACCAATGCAGG TGATTGGAGCTCTGATCGGGAAGCAGGAGGGTCGAAACATCGAGGTGATGAACTCCTTTGAACTAATGTCTCATACCATCGATGACAGAGTACATATTGACAAGGAGTACTACTACACCAAGGAGGAGCAAT TCAAACAGGTCTTCAAAGAAATGGAGTTCTTGGGTTGGTACACCACGGGCGGCCCTCCCGATCAATCAGATATCCACATTCACAAGCAG GTGTGTGAGATCATTGAGAGTCCTCTCTTCCTCAAGTTGAACCCAATGACCAAACATACTGAT CTTCCTGTTAGCGTATATGAATCTGTGATTGACATCATCAGTGGCGAG GCTACCATGTTGTTTGCTGAACTGACATACACTCTGGCCACAGAGGAAGCGGAGAGAATCGGCGTTGACCACGTAGCTCGAATGACCGCCACTGGAACTGGAGAAAACTCAACAG TTGCTGAACACCTTATAGCCCAGCACAGTGCGATAAAGATGCTCCACAGCCGGGTGAAGATCATTTTAGAGTACGTCAAAGCCGTGGAAACAG GAGAGGTGCCGTTTAACCACGAGATCCTTCGAGAAGCGAACGCCCTCTGCCACAGATTGCCTGTCCTCAGCACCACAAAATTCAAAACCGACTTCTATGAT CAATGTAATGACGTGGGCCTCATGGCCTACTTAGGCACCATCACCAAGACCTGCAACAGTATGAACCAGTTCATCAACAAGTTCAACGTCCTGTACGACAGACAGGGCATTGGCCGGAGGATGAGAGGACTCTTCTTTTGA
- the cops6 gene encoding COP9 signalosome complex subunit 6 isoform X2 — protein MRGSPEKMATSNGGGMEVDGAGDPSVMASGVTGSVSVALHPLVILNISDHWIRIRSQEGRPMQVIGALIGKQEGRNIEVMNSFELMSHTIDDRVHIDKEYYYTKEEQFKQVFKEMEFLGWYTTGGPPDQSDIHIHKQVCEIIESPLFLKLNPMTKHTDLPVSVYESVIDIISGEATMLFAELTYTLATEEAERIGVDHVARMTATGTGENSTVAEHLIAQHSAIKMLHSRVKIILEYVKAVETGEVPFNHEILREANALCHRLPVLSTTKFKTDFYDQCNDVGLMAYLGTITKTCNSMNQFINKFNVLYDRQGIGRRMRGLFF, from the exons ATGCGCGGTTCACCGGAGAAGATGGCGACCAGCAATGGTGGAGGAATGGAAGTGGACGGGGCAGGCGA CCCCAGTGTCATGGCCTCGGGCGTCACCGGGAGCGTTTCTGTGGCCTTACACCCTTTGGTTATCCTTAACATATCTGACCACTGGATACGCATCCGCTCACAGGAAGGAAGACCAATGCAGG TGATTGGAGCTCTGATCGGGAAGCAGGAGGGTCGAAACATCGAGGTGATGAACTCCTTTGAACTAATGTCTCATACCATCGATGACAGAGTACATATTGACAAGGAGTACTACTACACCAAGGAGGAGCAAT TCAAACAGGTCTTCAAAGAAATGGAGTTCTTGGGTTGGTACACCACGGGCGGCCCTCCCGATCAATCAGATATCCACATTCACAAGCAG GTGTGTGAGATCATTGAGAGTCCTCTCTTCCTCAAGTTGAACCCAATGACCAAACATACTGAT CTTCCTGTTAGCGTATATGAATCTGTGATTGACATCATCAGTGGCGAG GCTACCATGTTGTTTGCTGAACTGACATACACTCTGGCCACAGAGGAAGCGGAGAGAATCGGCGTTGACCACGTAGCTCGAATGACCGCCACTGGAACTGGAGAAAACTCAACAG TTGCTGAACACCTTATAGCCCAGCACAGTGCGATAAAGATGCTCCACAGCCGGGTGAAGATCATTTTAGAGTACGTCAAAGCCGTGGAAACAG GAGAGGTGCCGTTTAACCACGAGATCCTTCGAGAAGCGAACGCCCTCTGCCACAGATTGCCTGTCCTCAGCACCACAAAATTCAAAACCGACTTCTATGAT CAATGTAATGACGTGGGCCTCATGGCCTACTTAGGCACCATCACCAAGACCTGCAACAGTATGAACCAGTTCATCAACAAGTTCAACGTCCTGTACGACAGACAGGGCATTGGCCGGAGGATGAGAGGACTCTTCTTTTGA
- the LOC128363322 gene encoding F-box/LRR-repeat protein 12-like, with the protein MDYFPEDILIDVLSYLSVRELVRAGRVCRRWRRLVNDQRLWRVVDLTAWKGVTSRILWVLLRQFLGCGLRCLRLRGLLLSARGGTFLSESWLKALSKKCPRLSKLYLLHADLRSLPSCQLLPTSLQVLELRGCELPQGFFDQSLPSSPGPQERANATSSVGAQQKGRGQKRKGHSSPSGISIERLVLNNVPSFTDQHLQSLTSWEMLSRLELRDTFRVTANGLRSCAAKDGVCGVEGLFRLKFLEIGITGRQGYQLQMASLGLGAGWLGLEELSLGGKEVGPGLLCANRLKDLKCLCLWSCTLSKMQIVRSCGMLRGLRRLEFLDVIFQPQQCPPVVEGEGDGEEEQDSEEAVGGDNSNDENKLDTNDPIPSLRRSLAVLLPRCSLVFTNCSVRINSD; encoded by the exons atggaCTACTTTCCAGAAGACATTTTAATTGACGTGCTGTCATATCTGAGCGTACGAGAGCTAGTGCGAGCCGGAAG AGTCTGTAGGAGGTGGAGACGCCTTGTGAACGACCAAAGATTGTGGAGAGTTGTCGACCTGACAGCATGGAAAGGG GTGACATCCCGCATACTTTGGGTTCTGCTGCGTCAGTTCCTGGGTTGTGGACTACGGTGCCTACGGTTGCGTGGTTTGCTGCTTTCTGCCCGAGGGGGCACCTTTCTCTCTGAGTCTTGGCTCAAAGCTTTGTCCAAAAAGTGCCCTCGCCTGAGTAAGCTCTACCTTCTGCATGCAGACCTGAGAAGCCTCCCCAGTTGCCAGCTCCTGCCTACATCTTTGCAGGTGCTAGAGTTGCGTGGCTGTGAGCTGCCTCAGGGCTTTTTTGATCAGAGCCTTCCCAGTTCCCCTGGTCCCCAAGAAAGAGCAAACGCCACATCCAGTGTTGGTGCTCAACAGAAAGGACGAGGTCAGAAAAGAAAAGGGCATAGCTCTCCATCAGGGATTTCTATTGAGAGGTTAGTCCTTAACAACGTTCCCTCTTTCACGGACCAGCACCTGCAAAGTCTGACATCATGGGAGATGCTCAGTCGACTGGAGCTACGTGACACCTTTCGTGTTACAGCTAATGGGCTCAGGAGCTGTGCTGCAAAGGATGGCGTCTGCGGTGTGGAAGGGCTATTCAGGCTAAAGTTTCTGGAAATAGGCATCACTGGGCGGCAGGGCTACCAGTTACAGATGGCCTCCCTGGGGCTAGGGGCAGGATGGCTTGGACTAGAGGAGCTGAGTCTGGGCGGTAAAGAGGTGGGGCCAGGCTTGCTCTGTGCCAACCGTCTGAAGGACCTGAAGTGTCTGTGCCTTTGGTCCTGCACGCTCAGTAAGATGCAGATAGTACGGAGTTGCGGGATGCTCCGTGGGCTCCGCAGACTGGAGTTTCTGGACGTGATCTTCCAGCCTCAGCAGTGTCCACCAGTGGTGGAGGGAGAGGGTGATGGTGAAGAAGAGCAGGACAGTGAGGAAGCTGTAGGTGGAGACAACAGCAATGATGAGAACAAACTAGACACAAACGATCCTATTCCAAGTCTGCGCCGCTCACTGGCTGTCCTGCTGCCACGCTGCTCACTAGTTTTCACCAACTGCTCTGTTCGGATAAattcagattaa
- the mcm7 gene encoding DNA replication licensing factor MCM7: MARKDYAAEKDKCKRFLQEFYSEDDNGKKVFKYGAQLVALAHREQVSVFVDLDDVAEEDPELVESICENAKRYTGLFADAVQELLPEYKERDVVAKDSLDVYIEHRLMMEQRGRDPADTRDPRNQYPPELMRRFEIYFKCPSTSKPKVVRDVRADSIGHLVNVRGIVTRATEVKPMMVVATYTCDQCGAETYQPIQSPSFMPIIMCPSQECVTNKSGGRLYLQTRGSKFVKFQELRIQEHSDQVPVGNIPRSMSVFARGENTRLAQPGDHVAITGVFLPLLRTGFKQATQGLLSETYMEAHSITLMNKTEDDELGNDELTEEELRSITDEGFYEKLAGSIAPEIYGHEDVKKALLLLLVGGVEQAPKGMKIRGNINICLMGDPGVAKSQLLSYIDRLAPRSQYTTGRGSSGVGLTAAVMRDPLTGEMTLEGGALVLADQGICCIDEFDKMADADRTAIHEVMEQQTISIAKAGIMTSLNARCSILAAANPAYGRYNPRKSIEQNIQLPAALLSRFDLLWLIQDKPDADADLRLAQHITYVHQHCRQPPTHFTPIDMKLMRRYIAVCKKKQPVVPESLADYITAAYVEMRKEARVSKDTTFTSARTLLSILRLSTALARLRMMDSVEKEDVNEGMRLMEMSKDSLQADKSGTTRTQRPSDVIFSLVRELATEGVTGRGGAGGVVRMSEAEQRCVSRGFTPAQFQEALEEYEELNVWQVNQARTRVTFV, encoded by the exons aCAAATGCAAAAGGTTCCTGCAGGAGTTTTACTCAGAGGATGACAATGGGAAGAAGGTGTTCAAATATGGAGCTCAACTT GTGGCGCTGGCCCACAGGGAGCAGGTGTCGGTCTTTGTGGACCTGGACGATGTGGCAGAGGAGGACCCCGAGCTGGTTGAGAGCATCTGTGAGAATGCCAAGCGCTACACGGGCCTGTTTGCTGACGCTGTGCAGGAGCTGCTGCCAGAGTATAAAGAAAGAGAT GTCGTTGCCAAGGATTCTCTGGACGTGTACATTGAGCACAGGCTGATGATGGAACAGAGGGGTCGTGACCCTGCAGACACGCGCGACCCACGTAACCAATACCCGCCTGAACTCATGCGGAGATT TGAGATATACTTCAAATGTCCCAGCACTTCCAAACCCAAAGTGGTCCGTGACGTGCGAGCTGACAGCATCGGGCATCTCGTGAACGTTCGAGGCATCGTGACCCGTGCCACTGAGGTCAAACCCATGATGGTCGTAGCTACGTACACATGTGACCAGTGCGGAGCGGAGACCTACCAACCA ATCCAGTCTCCCTCCTTCATGCCCATCATCATGTGTCCCAGCCAAGAGTGCGTCACCAACAAATCCGGAGGTCGCCTCTACCTGCAGACCAGAGGCTCCAAGTTTGTCAAATTCCAGGAGCTGCGTATTCAGGAACAT AGTGACCAGGTGCCTGTCGGTAATATTCCAAGGAGTATGTCTGTGTTCGCACGAGGTGAAAACACACGTCTGGCCCAACCAGGAGACCATGTCGCCATCACCGGagtcttcctccctcttctgcGCACAGGTTTCAAACAGGCAACTCAG GGTCTTCTGTCAGAAACTTACATGGAAGCTCACAGCATCACACTCATGAACAAGACGGAGGACGACGAGCTTGGCAACGACGAGCTGACCGAAGAGGAGCTGCGCAGCATCACAG ATGAAGGATTTTATGAGAAACTAGCTGGCTCCATAGCACCAGAGATCTACGGACATGAAGATGTAAAAAAGGCtctgctcctgctgctggttGGAGGAGTCGAACAGGCTCCCAAAGGCATGAAAATCAGAG GCAACATAAACATCTGCCTGATGGGAGACCCTGGAGTCGCCAAGTCCCAGCTGTTGTCCTACATTGACCGTCTGGCTCCTCGAA GCCAGTATACAACAGGTCGTGGGTCATCCGGTGTTggtctgacagcagcagtgatgcGTGACCCTCTGACTGGAGAGATGACCCTGGAAGGTGGAGCCTTGGTGCTGGCTGACCAGGGCATCTGCTGCATTGATGAGTTTGACAAGATGGCTGATGCTGACCGCACAGCAATCCATGAGGTGATGGAACAGCAAACCATCTCCATTGCAAAG GCTGGCATCATGACCTCCCTCAACGCCCGTTGCTCCATTCTAGCAGCGGCCAACCCTGCCTACGGCCGCTACAATCCCCGGAAGAGCATTGAGCAGAACATCCAGCTGCCGGCTGCTCTGCTCTCCCGTTTCGACCTACTGTGGCTGATCCAGGACAAGCCGGATGCTGATGCTGACCTGCGTCTGGCCCAACACATCACCTACGTCCACCAGCACTGCCGCCAGCCACCCACTCACTTCACCCCCATCGACATGAAGCTGATGAG GCGTTACATCGCTGTGTGTAAGAAAAAGCAGCCCGTGGTCCCAGAGTCGCTGGCTGATTACATCACTGCCGCTTATGTGGAGATGAGGAAAGAGGCACGGGTCAGCAAGGACACCACCTTCACCTCTGCCCGtaccctcctctccatcctccgtCTGTCCACAGCACTG GCTCGCCTTCGCATGATGGACTCTGTGGAGAAGGAAGACGTCAACGAGGGGATGAGACTGATGGAGATGTCAAAGGATTCGCTACAAGCTGACAAGTCCGGCACCACAAG GACTCAGCGTCCCTCAGATGTCATCTTCTCTCTGGTGCGCGAGCTCGCCACAGAGGGTGTGACAGGCCGCGGTGGAGCCGGCGGAGTGGTTCGCATGTCTGAGGCGGAGCAGCGTTGCGTCTCGCGTGGTTTCACCCCTGCCCAGTTCCAGGAGGCCTTGGAGGAGTACGAGGAGCTAAACGTGTGGCAGGTCAACCAGGCGCGCACCCGAGTCACGTTTGTGTGA
- the LOC128362812 gene encoding uncharacterized protein LOC128362812 — translation MTSTLWLAGTLCCLTWLPGFLDAKSLLNTIKQEEMVPVSEVNIDSERANDFLTHSRPKRNADPRWYRGNPDFQSYYRYYSSIGHTEGLYEIDKLRMLYQQMRYLEQTYGPDAGYFQSKLGVPMIMCDPLTDKKCKVAPPPPPPPMKGVPKPKEPEGTPAPLPLLPLGPGISQADVLYLCNKKDPLCKPHIVYLPSGAVPVLCDPRYHPHCTPQKMPPAPVAVPQPPPPPPKKSAPPPPPIILVKKSPPAPIRTFKAMEYDCDPYWDPDCLIDHPPRAIKGKVVAAPPPPAPVEEEEEPVEEPAPPAPIAKKVSLPYPYFYPAPYNPRDDLYDPIRFQYPQPDAAADEPAEDGSLPQLPIYPPCEPCPRLPVWIVDLLFALPCMKPLNPACSQLLFAMSKSKNSAKPSFHNSSYNKLPF, via the exons ATGACTTCTACATTATGGTTGGCGGGGACGCTGTGCTGTTTGACGTGGCTCCCAG GCTTTCTGGATGCCAAATCATTATTGAACACCATCAAGCAGGAAG AGATGGTCCCTGTCAGTGAGGTGAATATTGACTCTGAGAGGGCAAATGACTTTCTGACTCACTCCAGACCAAAGCGAAATGCTGACCCCAGATGGTACAGAGGCAACCCAGACTTCCAGTCTTATTACCGATACTACAGCAGCATTGGACACACTGAGGGG CTGTACGAGATCGACAAGCTGCGGATGCTCTACCAGCAGATGAGGTACCTGGAGCAAACCTATGGCCCCGATGCTGGTTATTTCCAGAGCAAACTGGGAGTGCCGATGATCATGTGCGACCCGCTCACCGACAAGAAATGCAAAgtggctcctcctcctcctccacctcctatGAAAGGTGTCCCAAAGCCCAAAGAGCCTGAAGGCacccctgctcctctccctcttctccctctggGTCCAGGTATCTCCCAGGCTGATGTGCTCTACCTGTGCAACAAGAAGGACCCCCTCTGCAAGCCCCACATCGTCTACCTGCCCAGCGGTGCCGTGCCCGTCCTCTGCGATCCCCGCTACCACCCCCACTGCACCCCCCAGAAGATGCCCCCAGCCCCAGTTGCAGTGCCCCAACCTCCTCCACCGCCACCAAAGAAGTcagctccacctccacctccaatTATCCTCGTCAAGAAGTCTCCCCCAGCGCCCATCCGCACCTTCAAGGCCATGGAGTACGACTGTGACCCTTACTGGGACCCCGACTGCCTGATTGACCACCCACCCAGGGCCATCAAGGGGAAGGTTGTGGCTgcaccacctcctcctgctcctgtggaggaagaggaagaacctGTGGAGGAGCCAGCACCCCCTGCTCCTATCGCGAAGAAAGTCTCCCTCCCCTACCCTTACTTCTACCCTGCCCCTTACAACCCCAGGGATGATCTGTACGACCCCATCCGCTTCCAGTACCCTCAgcctgatgctgctgctgatgagcCTGCAGAGGACG GTTCACTACCCCAGCTTCCAATATACCCACCATGTGAGCCTTGTCCTCGTCTGCCAGTTTGGATCGTGGATCTCCTGTTTGCTCTGCCCTGTATGAAGCCCCTAAACCCTGCCTGCTCCCAGCTCCTTTTTGCCATGTCCAAATCCAAGAACTCAGCTAAGCCATCTTTCCACAATTCAAGCTACAATAAACTGCCCTTTTAA